One stretch of Arachis duranensis cultivar V14167 chromosome 1, aradu.V14167.gnm2.J7QH, whole genome shotgun sequence DNA includes these proteins:
- the LOC107463147 gene encoding uncharacterized protein LOC107463147 — MAVTHADLEPNTGKTCLMSSKTGVFLVLVTILLGLSSFTLCLIAEATRSQVTWMNTRKTECVYRSSGKTPLVCAACAFVVLAIAMVMEHTYLLIAVSKSSPTLLHLDPESPSANSLASHAGFFFIATSN; from the exons ATGGCAGTTACACATGCTGATCTCGAACCAAACACAGGGAAGACATGTTTGATGAGCAGCAAAACTGGTGTGTTCCTCGTACTTGTCACAATCCTATTGGGACTCTCCTCCTTCACTCTCTGCCTCATAGCAGAAGCCACACGTTCTCAg GTGACATGGATGAACACAAGAAAAACAGAATGTGTATACAGAAGTAGCGGGAAAACGCCATTGGTATGTGCTGCTTGTGCTTTTGTTGTGCTAGCAATCGCCATGGTTATGGAGCATACTTATCTCTTAATCGCAGTTAGTAAATCATCTCCAACCTTACTTCACTTGGATCCTGAATCCCCTTCTGCCAACTCCTTAGCCTCCCATGCTGGATTTTTCTTCATCGCTACCTCAAATTAA